One part of the Desulfurococcaceae archaeon genome encodes these proteins:
- a CDS encoding glycyl-radical enzyme activating protein: protein MKPVKGIVFDIQRFAIYDGPGIRTLVFLKGCPLRCWWCQNPEGLTIEPSLIYISYKCIRCKTCIGICPQRALLYDEERNVVKIDRSRCNLCGTCTENCPTTALRFIGKEMTVEEVMAEIEKDIPFYDASGGGVTFSGGEPLVQAGFLTELLKACRARRIHTAIETSGYAPSGVFREVLELVDLLLYDIKLVDDAAHVKYTGVSNKPILANLLYANATGKPIIIRIPVIPTITDTDENLKSVIDLLSSLNLKTILRVDLLPYHDVREKYERLDLEYKMPPGLKASTDRLNLIKEEIEKTGLKVTVGGYG from the coding sequence GTGAAACCGGTTAAGGGAATCGTGTTTGATATACAGAGATTCGCGATCTACGATGGGCCTGGAATAAGAACGCTTGTTTTTCTAAAAGGTTGTCCTCTTAGATGCTGGTGGTGCCAGAACCCCGAGGGCCTAACGATAGAGCCCTCCTTAATTTACATAAGTTACAAGTGCATTAGGTGTAAAACCTGCATAGGGATCTGCCCTCAGAGGGCCCTACTATACGACGAGGAAAGGAACGTGGTCAAGATAGATAGAAGCCGCTGTAATCTCTGCGGAACGTGTACGGAGAACTGCCCCACAACCGCCCTCAGGTTTATAGGGAAGGAAATGACCGTGGAGGAGGTAATGGCTGAAATCGAAAAAGATATACCATTCTATGATGCTAGTGGAGGGGGTGTCACCTTTAGTGGTGGGGAACCACTAGTACAGGCGGGGTTTCTCACCGAACTACTCAAAGCATGCAGAGCTAGGAGGATACACACCGCAATTGAGACTTCTGGCTACGCGCCATCAGGCGTTTTTAGAGAAGTCCTAGAGCTGGTTGACTTACTACTCTACGATATAAAGCTAGTAGATGACGCTGCTCACGTAAAGTATACTGGGGTATCCAATAAACCGATACTCGCAAACCTGCTCTACGCGAACGCCACGGGCAAGCCGATCATTATAAGAATACCAGTAATACCCACCATAACGGATACCGATGAGAACCTAAAAAGCGTGATCGATCTGCTCTCATCTTTAAACTTGAAGACTATCTTAAGGGTAGACCTACTTCCATACCACGATGTGAGGGAAAAGTATGAGCGCCTAGACCTCGAATACAAAATGCCACCGGGACTAAAAGCATCAACTGATAGGCTTAACCTCATCAAGGAGGAAATAGAGAAAACAGGCTTAAAGGTCACTGTAGGAGGATACGGCTAG
- a CDS encoding Ldh family oxidoreductase, translating to MSRKMKSGCSGMRLYEKSPPIPPEEFVRVEWTSLKEYVKEVFCALGVPREHAEIVADVLVTADLMGIESHGVQRLKRYTTGIKNGSVKPRAEIMTVKETPSTALIDGGASLGQVVAYNAMKIAIEKARSAGVSVVGVRNSHHFGIAGYYALQAVRENMVGVVMTNSEAVVSYTHTVGRNMGTNPIAVGFPTKTPPPILFDAATSIAPIGKIELYAKQDKKIPLGWALTPEGRLTDDPKEVMARKGSLLPLGGLGEELGGHKGSGLALVVDVLCGVLTGASYGMYVKHTTGKEPANVGHFMIVVNIDAISSLDLFLDRIEEYRKYIKSLKKISESAEIWLPGEKAWLTMETRMRIGIPVHRGILKEIREEGESLGVEFNVKVLKETA from the coding sequence ATGTCTAGGAAGATGAAATCGGGGTGTAGCGGCATGAGGCTCTACGAGAAAAGCCCTCCCATACCTCCAGAGGAGTTCGTTCGGGTTGAGTGGACCTCTTTAAAAGAGTATGTTAAGGAGGTATTTTGTGCCCTAGGTGTACCGCGTGAGCACGCCGAGATCGTCGCTGACGTCCTTGTCACCGCCGATTTGATGGGTATTGAGAGCCACGGGGTTCAGAGACTCAAGAGGTACACGACCGGCATCAAGAACGGCTCCGTTAAGCCCAGAGCCGAGATCATGACCGTAAAGGAGACCCCCTCAACCGCACTGATTGACGGTGGTGCCAGTTTGGGGCAAGTTGTCGCGTACAATGCAATGAAGATAGCCATTGAAAAGGCTAGGAGTGCAGGAGTATCCGTAGTCGGTGTTAGAAATAGCCATCACTTTGGTATAGCGGGCTATTACGCCCTGCAGGCAGTCAGGGAGAACATGGTTGGAGTCGTGATGACCAACTCCGAAGCTGTGGTATCTTATACGCACACCGTGGGCAGGAATATGGGTACGAACCCCATAGCGGTGGGATTTCCTACGAAGACCCCTCCGCCAATATTGTTTGATGCCGCTACCAGCATAGCTCCGATTGGCAAAATAGAGCTCTATGCCAAGCAGGATAAGAAGATACCACTAGGCTGGGCATTGACACCTGAAGGCAGGCTTACAGATGACCCGAAAGAAGTCATGGCTAGGAAGGGCTCGCTACTCCCATTAGGAGGGCTCGGCGAGGAACTCGGTGGACATAAGGGCTCTGGGCTAGCTCTAGTCGTAGACGTTCTTTGTGGAGTTCTGACAGGTGCCAGCTACGGCATGTATGTTAAACATACAACGGGTAAAGAGCCCGCGAACGTCGGCCACTTCATGATCGTGGTCAACATAGATGCTATCTCCTCACTAGACCTCTTCTTGGATAGGATCGAAGAGTACAGGAAGTACATTAAAAGCCTCAAGAAGATCTCCGAAAGCGCTGAGATCTGGCTACCCGGGGAAAAAGCCTGGTTAACCATGGAAACGAGGATGAGGATCGGAATACCAGTGCATAGAGGCATCTTGAAAGAGATAAGGGAAGAAGGAGAAAGCCTAGGAGTAGAGTTCAATGTCAAGGTTCTCAAAGAAACAGCCTGA
- a CDS encoding glycogen/starch synthase → MHAPPRIERVWMLTFEFSGVAKVGGLGEMVSLVSSELAKRGLDLTVIMPSHGVRPSNFRELDVECSGNRYGADGNTYPYDLAFLEGVIGGVRVVLVKGKNSRTSMVLNTWPPYNHVDEKACLLARAVRCLAQKHGYPDLVHANDWHSALAAVVLKVDAELRGYSLPVLYQVHLRGSPSYPWHYASEEWCGVPDAVQRLWAVTRHIFESTRSLWNGCWGSVECFIVKLADAVATVSRSEVELLARDYGEWIRGKSCYSYNSTSWSVKDVEEVATSKYSSSRRERIRWKVVEDSLRSSSVWGHLEIEDGEVLVVASGRLTPQKGFDTLLYAARFLPPSIKVIILGLRVGNDDYEAYLKSLLDSVKGRAVIAVEGPPPPLYQLLIYVAHVYALPSRYEPFGIAGIEALALGTPLVASAVGGLREYVSDLRTTPLGVGILVQPNNAFDLATAIQSLGYLMYYGETGKGLDKVVTEELRSMAVREPKFGERLRKVAVNYVDAFFRPEHTVNSILSCYELARRMAYYRAHA, encoded by the coding sequence TTGCACGCTCCGCCACGCATAGAGAGGGTGTGGATGCTTACATTTGAATTTAGTGGAGTGGCGAAAGTCGGCGGCCTAGGGGAAATGGTATCACTAGTGAGTAGTGAGCTCGCCAAGCGTGGTCTTGATTTAACGGTTATAATGCCTTCTCACGGCGTGCGTCCCTCAAACTTCCGGGAACTAGACGTCGAGTGTAGTGGTAACAGGTATGGTGCTGACGGCAACACGTACCCCTACGACCTGGCATTCTTAGAGGGAGTTATCGGAGGCGTTAGAGTAGTACTCGTTAAGGGCAAGAACTCCAGGACGTCAATGGTTTTAAATACCTGGCCTCCTTACAACCACGTTGACGAGAAGGCGTGCCTACTAGCTAGGGCCGTTCGGTGCCTAGCGCAGAAACACGGCTATCCCGACCTGGTTCACGCAAACGACTGGCACTCGGCCTTAGCGGCCGTCGTGCTTAAAGTAGATGCAGAGTTGCGGGGCTACTCCTTACCCGTACTCTACCAAGTGCACCTGAGGGGGTCGCCTTCGTATCCCTGGCACTACGCTTCTGAGGAGTGGTGTGGGGTCCCAGACGCCGTTCAAAGGCTGTGGGCAGTTACAAGGCACATCTTTGAATCTACGCGGAGCCTATGGAACGGTTGCTGGGGCAGTGTAGAGTGCTTTATAGTGAAGCTAGCCGATGCGGTGGCTACGGTAAGCAGGTCGGAAGTAGAGTTGTTAGCTAGGGATTACGGCGAGTGGATCAGAGGTAAAAGCTGCTACTCTTACAACTCGACCTCGTGGAGCGTTAAAGATGTCGAAGAGGTTGCAACGAGTAAGTACAGTTCTAGTAGGAGAGAGAGGATTAGATGGAAGGTCGTAGAAGACTCGTTACGCAGCTCCAGCGTCTGGGGCCACCTCGAGATCGAGGATGGCGAAGTCCTGGTGGTGGCTTCCGGCAGGCTAACGCCTCAAAAAGGATTCGACACGCTTTTATACGCGGCACGGTTCCTGCCACCCTCGATCAAGGTAATCATCCTCGGTTTAAGGGTGGGAAATGATGATTACGAGGCTTACTTGAAGAGCCTACTAGACTCCGTTAAGGGCAGGGCGGTTATAGCCGTGGAAGGCCCTCCACCACCCCTCTACCAATTACTCATCTACGTGGCACACGTTTATGCCCTTCCTTCAAGGTATGAGCCTTTCGGAATTGCTGGTATAGAGGCGCTAGCCCTTGGAACACCGCTTGTTGCTTCAGCTGTTGGTGGGTTAAGGGAGTACGTAAGCGATTTGAGGACAACGCCGCTCGGCGTAGGCATCTTAGTGCAACCTAATAACGCCTTCGACCTGGCCACTGCAATCCAGAGCCTGGGTTACTTAATGTACTACGGCGAAACGGGTAAAGGGCTTGATAAGGTCGTCACCGAGGAGCTTAGAAGCATGGCCGTGAGGGAGCCTAAGTTTGGAGAAAGGCTGAGGAAGGTTGCGGTAAACTACGTTGATGCGTTCTTTAGGCCTGAACACACCGTTAACAGCATTCTCTCCTGTTACGAGTTAGCGAGGCGGATGGCCTACTACAGGGCCCATGCATAG
- a CDS encoding winged helix-turn-helix domain-containing protein: MPASLSRLISILKSVGMEFTVNDIVAKAGLSPSTARRYVREMVKQGVVTGFNGKYTVTDKGLLLLEGEAIYKKRVESAVAYVFTDEDGAPLYLKIDSVEKLYVALKYGFVPDRVIVHHLTRGFLFRWISEAVGAKMLARRIRDVKSVEELVKTLEEYAGLATRSGSF, encoded by the coding sequence GTGCCAGCGTCCCTCTCAAGGCTGATCAGCATACTGAAAAGTGTCGGCATGGAGTTCACCGTTAATGACATCGTCGCGAAGGCAGGGCTCTCGCCTAGTACAGCGAGAAGGTACGTTCGGGAAATGGTTAAGCAGGGCGTGGTCACCGGATTTAACGGTAAATACACCGTAACAGATAAGGGCCTCCTCCTGCTTGAAGGAGAAGCCATTTACAAAAAACGCGTTGAGAGCGCGGTAGCCTACGTATTCACGGACGAGGATGGAGCCCCATTGTATTTAAAAATAGATAGCGTCGAGAAGCTGTACGTTGCTTTAAAGTACGGTTTCGTACCAGACCGCGTAATTGTACACCACTTGACCAGGGGGTTCCTGTTTAGGTGGATCTCAGAGGCAGTGGGTGCGAAGATGCTTGCGCGGAGGATTAGGGACGTAAAGTCCGTCGAAGAGCTGGTCAAAACGCTCGAAGAGTATGCAGGCCTAGCTACCAGGAGCGGTTCTTTCTAG
- a CDS encoding ATP-binding cassette domain-containing protein, whose protein sequence is MYLLKLVGVSKVVGGELILRDLDLEIPGSATVLVRGRSGVGKSTLARIAALLWKPDSGTVLFNGVDTCTLSEAERSKVRLRHIGYVDQEYVLMPELTVLENVELPLLLLGVEKKKRRELAKDALEALGLKGLEHRYPDELSGGQKQRVVIARALVKGPRLLVADEPFSNLDNEAARNVLDYIRRLSRSIGLSALMTTVDLYGDYQVDYEYVLENGRLTAVKRLEPR, encoded by the coding sequence ATGTACTTGCTTAAGCTAGTGGGAGTTTCGAAGGTTGTTGGAGGAGAACTAATACTCAGAGACCTAGACCTCGAAATACCGGGATCTGCCACGGTACTAGTCCGTGGTAGAAGCGGTGTTGGCAAGTCTACGTTAGCGAGAATAGCAGCGCTCTTGTGGAAACCAGACAGTGGTACAGTCCTCTTTAACGGTGTAGATACGTGTACTCTCAGTGAAGCGGAGAGGTCCAAGGTGAGGTTAAGGCACATTGGGTACGTCGACCAGGAGTACGTGTTAATGCCCGAGCTCACGGTGTTGGAGAACGTTGAACTACCCCTTCTATTACTGGGCGTTGAAAAGAAAAAGCGCCGAGAGTTGGCGAAGGATGCGCTTGAGGCCTTAGGGTTAAAAGGCCTTGAACACAGGTACCCTGACGAGCTTAGTGGCGGTCAGAAACAACGTGTCGTGATAGCGAGAGCACTGGTTAAGGGACCAAGGCTACTCGTAGCGGACGAACCGTTCTCGAACCTAGACAATGAAGCGGCTAGAAACGTTTTAGACTACATAAGAAGGCTCTCCAGGTCTATTGGTTTGTCAGCATTGATGACCACCGTGGACCTTTACGGAGATTACCAGGTTGACTACGAGTACGTTCTTGAAAACGGGAGACTGACTGCCGTCAAACGGCTGGAACCACGTTAG
- a CDS encoding glycogen/starch/alpha-glucan phosphorylase: MFGNVVIKVDVDTSRYAISVTPDLALDAGYTYAGGLGVLEGDKFYAAGRLGLRYVALTLFYRYGYVEWSFDDGENPVPKPQQQPEELVKNLSVEDRFKVKLRGEDVEVEALTYKYGSAKAVFFNVLSPERVADITSRIYVESDAEEKAYKYILFSKVAAEYIKRSFELDCVAYIDLQEAYTATLPLQLKIPGKYRLIIHTAGIWGHPSFPREVLERELGYKFIEKEVLLTEIGLAAAQQALAVSAKHYDVLRRIFPHFNEKLAYVTNGVNLERWTTPNIRWAFESRKLTLDLLIGIREKLVYELEKLLRSYKDITLENKLVVVWARRITEYKRPWMIAKLASELKDMPIAFIIGGKAHPHDLAGVEYMRVFRKMHREMPNVVFIHNYDVLKAKVLLSSGHLLLFTPFSGLEACGTSYMKAAINGVPSLAVRDGGVLEFVVDGINGWLFGEDLREPIDLHCEKAREINERDYDELKAKLLKIYKVFKEGSEAFYSIALSATRSFMPRVSMFRVLKEYYPDLVKTPLV; the protein is encoded by the coding sequence ATGTTTGGTAACGTGGTGATCAAAGTGGACGTTGATACCAGCCGTTACGCTATTAGCGTCACGCCCGACTTAGCGCTCGACGCCGGGTACACGTACGCGGGCGGTTTAGGTGTTTTAGAAGGTGACAAGTTCTACGCTGCGGGCAGATTAGGGCTAAGGTACGTGGCCCTAACACTGTTTTACAGGTACGGCTACGTGGAGTGGAGTTTCGATGATGGTGAGAACCCCGTTCCAAAACCGCAACAACAGCCCGAAGAACTCGTCAAGAACTTATCTGTTGAGGATAGGTTTAAGGTTAAGCTGAGAGGCGAGGACGTGGAAGTAGAGGCCCTTACATACAAGTACGGCTCCGCCAAGGCAGTTTTCTTCAATGTTCTGTCCCCTGAACGGGTTGCAGACATCACGAGCAGGATATACGTTGAAAGCGATGCCGAGGAAAAGGCGTACAAGTACATACTGTTCTCTAAAGTTGCCGCAGAGTACATTAAGAGAAGCTTTGAACTAGACTGCGTGGCGTATATAGACCTTCAAGAAGCCTACACAGCCACGTTACCCCTTCAGCTAAAAATACCCGGCAAGTACAGGCTTATAATACACACAGCCGGTATATGGGGGCATCCATCATTTCCCCGAGAAGTGCTTGAGAGAGAGCTGGGTTACAAGTTCATTGAGAAGGAAGTCCTTCTGACGGAGATAGGTCTTGCGGCGGCTCAACAAGCACTTGCAGTATCCGCCAAGCACTACGATGTTTTACGTAGGATATTCCCGCACTTTAACGAAAAGCTAGCTTACGTAACAAACGGTGTTAACCTGGAGAGGTGGACAACCCCGAATATTAGATGGGCCTTCGAATCGCGCAAATTAACGCTAGACCTACTAATAGGTATTAGGGAAAAGCTCGTTTACGAGCTCGAAAAGCTGTTACGTAGCTACAAAGACATCACATTAGAAAACAAGCTCGTCGTCGTGTGGGCTAGAAGGATTACGGAGTACAAGAGGCCCTGGATGATTGCAAAGCTCGCCAGCGAACTTAAGGACATGCCAATAGCATTCATCATAGGCGGTAAAGCCCACCCCCACGACCTCGCAGGCGTAGAGTACATGAGGGTCTTTAGGAAAATGCACAGGGAAATGCCGAACGTCGTATTCATCCACAACTACGACGTGCTCAAAGCCAAAGTACTCCTGTCCTCGGGGCACCTGCTCCTATTCACGCCCTTCTCGGGCCTGGAGGCTTGTGGAACTAGCTACATGAAGGCAGCAATAAACGGCGTACCCTCACTAGCCGTTAGAGACGGTGGAGTACTGGAATTTGTAGTTGATGGCATTAACGGGTGGCTTTTCGGCGAGGACCTGCGTGAACCAATAGACCTACACTGCGAAAAGGCCAGAGAAATAAACGAAAGGGACTACGACGAGCTGAAAGCCAAGCTCCTGAAAATATATAAGGTGTTTAAAGAGGGGTCAGAGGCCTTTTACAGCATAGCACTATCTGCAACGAGGTCGTTCATGCCCAGGGTAAGCATGTTCAGGGTGCTAAAAGAGTACTACCCAGACCTCGTTAAAACACCACTTGTATGA
- a CDS encoding glycoside hydrolase family 57 protein, which translates to MKDIVLFFEVHQPYRLDRRMHEKLVEKAIRGTLEIKDLEDVLFDQGLNKLVMERAASKCYIPASSIILENIKKYRDSDRKFMVSFGISGIFVEQAMRWVPRVVELFQEIANTGCAELVAQTYYHSMASLIPGYRELREQVDMHVKLLKSVFGVEPVTVENTEFIYNNDMACELYSAGFKVILTEGVDHVLGWRNPNFVYRGYHCDIRILTRNYRLSDDVGFRFSNVAWDQYPLTPGKYASWLAATPGDVILIAMDYETFGEHHWPETGIHDFLKWLPGEVLKYNHLKFSTPSLAAFEHPAVDVYNVPPWSTISWADERDTSPWLGNSLQKNAFNMLLDLRRYVDALEDPHLLRLWRLLTVSDHFYYMATKFGSFEEVHKYFSPYKNAVDAYTLYVQSLAVLFYIVAERARREPSRLIRNLVLPPERGFHFKCTEDGTLPLTATSIKEFLSILKIIPANCFVKHLNNGDIQRWLRDTYFLEGLYRELDEIARVEASPEEKRLLVLKAIEKYLFP; encoded by the coding sequence ATGAAGGACATTGTTCTATTTTTCGAGGTACACCAACCCTACAGGCTTGATAGGAGAATGCACGAAAAGCTCGTAGAGAAGGCTATTCGCGGCACGTTAGAGATTAAAGACCTAGAGGATGTGCTGTTCGACCAGGGCCTTAACAAGCTCGTCATGGAGAGGGCAGCGAGCAAGTGCTACATACCCGCGTCATCGATAATCCTCGAGAATATTAAGAAGTACAGGGATAGCGATAGGAAGTTCATGGTCTCCTTCGGCATTTCAGGCATATTTGTTGAACAAGCCATGCGCTGGGTACCGAGGGTCGTTGAACTGTTCCAGGAAATAGCGAATACGGGTTGTGCCGAGCTGGTGGCCCAGACATACTACCACAGCATGGCCTCGCTCATACCCGGCTACCGTGAACTAAGAGAACAGGTGGACATGCACGTAAAGCTACTGAAGAGCGTTTTCGGCGTAGAACCCGTAACAGTCGAAAACACGGAGTTCATTTATAACAACGACATGGCTTGCGAGCTGTACTCAGCGGGGTTCAAGGTCATCTTAACCGAGGGAGTTGACCATGTTTTAGGCTGGAGAAACCCTAACTTCGTTTACAGGGGGTACCACTGCGATATCAGGATCCTAACGAGGAACTACAGGCTCAGCGACGACGTGGGCTTTAGGTTCAGCAACGTGGCGTGGGACCAGTACCCCCTTACCCCCGGCAAGTACGCGTCCTGGCTCGCTGCAACTCCAGGAGATGTGATTCTGATAGCGATGGACTATGAAACCTTTGGCGAACACCACTGGCCCGAGACCGGCATCCACGACTTCCTTAAATGGCTTCCCGGTGAGGTACTTAAATACAATCACTTGAAGTTCTCCACTCCATCCCTAGCGGCGTTTGAACACCCCGCTGTAGATGTTTACAACGTGCCTCCCTGGTCTACTATAAGCTGGGCCGATGAAAGGGATACGAGCCCGTGGCTTGGTAATAGCCTACAGAAAAACGCGTTTAACATGCTACTGGACTTGAGGAGGTACGTGGATGCCCTCGAAGACCCTCATTTGTTAAGGCTCTGGAGGCTCTTAACGGTAAGTGATCACTTCTACTACATGGCCACGAAGTTCGGCTCCTTTGAGGAAGTTCACAAGTACTTTAGTCCGTATAAAAACGCGGTTGACGCATACACGCTTTACGTACAATCGCTAGCAGTGCTATTTTACATCGTAGCGGAAAGGGCGCGGAGAGAGCCATCTAGGCTAATACGTAACCTCGTCTTACCGCCCGAAAGAGGGTTTCACTTCAAGTGTACTGAGGACGGCACTCTCCCCCTCACAGCTACGTCTATTAAGGAATTCCTCAGCATACTGAAGATCATCCCAGCTAATTGCTTCGTCAAACACCTCAACAACGGTGATATTCAAAGGTGGCTTAGAGACACGTATTTCCTAGAAGGACTTTACCGCGAACTAGATGAAATAGCAAGAGTGGAAGCTTCACCGGAAGAGAAGCGCCTACTAGTACTCAAAGCAATAGAGAAATACCTGTTTCCTTGA
- a CDS encoding class II aldolase/adducin family protein has protein sequence MLRIGINAVEFLEDTLGFYVYEELKRDIVNAFHYMEERGWNYGRAGNISVFVRENGHVLVTPSGVLKAKLKPEDILVLDVKGNLLEGRGKPTIELPLHLAIYDAYEYFNAVVHAHGVYSTTLSITRDPLPLLIEEMVMYLGGEVRVAEYAPSGTEELAEKVVKALNGRKAVILANHGVVACGKDLEEAVEVLGLVERLSQIYILARLLGKVHLLSTSETKPTP, from the coding sequence ATGTTGCGCATAGGTATAAATGCCGTTGAGTTCTTAGAGGATACTTTGGGGTTTTACGTGTACGAAGAATTGAAGAGGGATATTGTGAACGCGTTCCACTACATGGAGGAAAGGGGCTGGAACTATGGAAGAGCCGGTAACATAAGTGTTTTCGTTCGCGAAAACGGGCACGTCCTCGTAACTCCTAGTGGTGTTTTAAAAGCCAAGTTGAAGCCCGAAGACATACTGGTACTAGATGTTAAGGGCAATCTATTAGAAGGTCGTGGTAAGCCCACTATAGAGCTCCCCCTCCACTTAGCAATATACGACGCGTACGAATACTTCAACGCCGTAGTACACGCGCACGGCGTGTACTCCACCACCTTATCCATCACTAGAGACCCCTTGCCGCTGCTAATCGAGGAAATGGTTATGTACCTAGGTGGTGAAGTCAGGGTCGCTGAATACGCCCCTTCAGGTACCGAAGAGCTGGCTGAAAAGGTCGTCAAAGCCCTCAATGGTAGGAAAGCCGTCATCTTAGCTAACCACGGAGTGGTTGCGTGTGGAAAAGACCTCGAAGAAGCCGTTGAAGTCCTAGGCCTCGTAGAGAGGCTTTCGCAAATATACATACTAGCTAGGTTACTTGGAAAAGTACACCTGTTATCGACCTCAGAAACGAAGCCCACTCCTTAA